The Cellulomonas sp. P24 genome contains a region encoding:
- a CDS encoding monovalent cation/H+ antiporter complex subunit F: MTVLALLCAVMLAAGAVLAVVRVEKGPSMLDRTIAMDVVVTVLIAAIALESAVTRSAVAVPILVVLSIVGFLSSVTIARFAAVEPAGEGRVLTREEAAAVEAERAAREVADEEAEVAEESGAQDVADGAGGDAGVGGDATAADAADEPGEGE, translated from the coding sequence ATGACCGTCCTTGCCCTGTTGTGTGCGGTGATGCTCGCCGCCGGCGCGGTCCTGGCGGTCGTCCGGGTGGAGAAGGGGCCGTCGATGCTCGATCGCACGATCGCGATGGACGTCGTCGTCACGGTGCTCATCGCAGCGATCGCCCTCGAGTCGGCGGTGACGCGCAGTGCCGTCGCGGTGCCGATCCTCGTGGTGCTGTCGATCGTCGGGTTCCTCAGCTCGGTGACGATCGCACGGTTCGCCGCCGTCGAGCCGGCGGGCGAAGGTCGGGTGCTCACCCGGGAGGAGGCCGCCGCTGTCGAGGCCGAGCGCGCGGCGCGTGAGGTTGCCGACGAGGAGGCCGAGGTCGCCGAGGAGAGCGGAGCGCAGGACGTGGCTGACGGCGCGGGCGGGGACGCAGGCGTGGGCGGGGATGCCACTGCCGCGGACGCCGCGGACGAACCGGGGGAGGGGGAGTGA
- a CDS encoding Na+/H+ antiporter subunit E, whose protein sequence is MTLHRHRRHLAMHALTYAWMVAVWVLLWGDLSIANVLVGAGLAFVITTVLPMPPIDFHGRVRPLGMLRLLGHFAVEVTRASFQVSVIALTPGRTPRGAVIGVRLRSHSDLYLTITAELASLVPGSLVIEAHRLTGMLYLHLLDVTTAAEAEAHHAAVLGLEERVMRALASDDELIRAGLPVRRPTRGARR, encoded by the coding sequence ATGACGCTGCACCGTCATCGTCGGCACCTCGCGATGCACGCGCTCACCTACGCCTGGATGGTGGCGGTGTGGGTGCTGCTGTGGGGTGACCTCTCGATCGCGAACGTCCTGGTCGGGGCGGGTCTCGCATTCGTCATCACGACCGTCCTGCCGATGCCGCCGATCGACTTCCACGGGCGGGTGCGACCGCTCGGGATGCTGCGGCTGCTGGGTCACTTCGCGGTCGAGGTCACCCGTGCGTCGTTCCAGGTGAGCGTGATCGCGTTGACGCCCGGCCGGACACCCCGCGGCGCCGTGATCGGTGTCCGGCTCCGGTCGCACTCGGACCTCTACCTGACGATCACCGCGGAGCTCGCGTCGCTCGTGCCCGGCTCCCTGGTGATCGAGGCGCACCGGCTGACCGGGATGCTGTACCTGCACCTCCTCGACGTCACGACGGCCGCGGAGGCCGAGGCGCACCATGCGGCCGTGCTCGGTCTCGAGGAGCGGGTCATGCGGGCCCTGGCCTCCGACGACGAGCTGATCCGCGCCGGCCTACCGGTCCGGCGCCCGACGCGAGGAGCGCGGCGATGA